From Lycium ferocissimum isolate CSIRO_LF1 chromosome 12, AGI_CSIRO_Lferr_CH_V1, whole genome shotgun sequence, one genomic window encodes:
- the LOC132040800 gene encoding uncharacterized protein LOC132040800, which translates to MARHPFEGLEIMYEAQRLPRESAHHFKRKIREMTSIDEDYAHFLMLSLDYHKESTNEGGNEGPAVARDKLNHGEYEDRDEDEVDPDYEEFLANAEKYGNSYLAKSGQSFECKTAEDDLRVIVGDNCTFGKEGSSILMDASSAKQLENVEDICPLQTVVSDFEWNVKALLERPYDQKEYIGLWKLVKSRTPSHLRNGKVYTTRRLGKSYLDHYKDLHENLKKLTTTTERS; encoded by the exons ATGGCGCGACACCCCTTTGAGGGCTTGGAAATTATGTATGAAGCTCAACGTTTACCAAGAGAGAGTGCACACCATTTCAAAAGGAAGATTAGAGAAATGACGAGTATCGATGAAGATTATGCACATTTTTTGATGCTTTCCCTTGACTATCATAAAGAGTCCACAAATGAAGGTGGAAATGAAGGTCCCGCTGTTGCTAGAGATAAGCTTAATCACGGCGAGTATGAGGACAGAGACGAGGATGAGGTTGATCCAGATTACGAGGAGTTTTTGGCTAATGCTGAAAAATATGGGAACTCATATTTGGCTAAAAGTGGTCAGAGTTTTGAATGCAAGACTGCTGAAGATGATCTTCGAGTAATCGTCGGTGATAATTGTACATTTGGAAAGGAAGGAAGCTCTATTCTCATGGATGCTTCTTCAGCAAAACAATTGGAAAAT GTTGAGGATATCTGCCCACTTCAAACTGTAGTTTCTGATTTTGAGTGGAATGTCAAAGCTCTTCTTGAGAGGCCTTACGATCAGAAGGAATATATAGGATTGTGGAAACTTGTCAAAAGTAGAACGCCTTCTCACTTGCGTAATGGGAAAGTTTACACGACAAGGCGGTTGGGGAAATCATATTTGGATCATTATAAAG